From one Pseudobdellovibrionaceae bacterium genomic stretch:
- a CDS encoding RluA family pseudouridine synthase, which translates to MSSTGDDFEIAISEEQSGIRLDKILADHPHIQSRSRAAQLCGLGLITCEGKKLKPSFKPEVGDRVKVHLPAPKKESDLVPYDFPLEFLYEDSDVVVVNKPAGLVVHPSLGHTDDTLVNALIFHVKNLSMGFQENRPGIVHRLDRDTSGVLVVAKNDSAHAFLAKQFREKTVHRIYQAAVFGHPKSPSGVLCSRLKRHPTDRKRFASIPGSLGGQGTDGKRAVTHYRVLSQSAGGFSLVECRLETGRTHQIRVHLSELGHPIVGDPLYGGVTRAKNLKSVSLRKQISNLGRIGLHARELAFIHPKTGKLLSFVSDWPTDMQNLLGEMGLSGV; encoded by the coding sequence GTGTCTTCCACTGGCGATGATTTTGAGATCGCAATTTCCGAAGAACAGTCCGGAATTCGATTGGACAAGATACTTGCTGACCATCCTCATATTCAATCCAGATCCCGCGCCGCCCAGTTGTGTGGACTGGGCCTGATCACCTGCGAGGGAAAGAAGCTAAAACCCTCTTTCAAACCAGAGGTTGGCGACCGAGTCAAAGTTCACCTCCCTGCACCCAAGAAGGAATCTGACCTTGTCCCCTACGATTTTCCTCTGGAATTCTTGTATGAGGATAGTGACGTGGTCGTAGTCAATAAACCCGCCGGCCTTGTCGTTCACCCCAGCCTGGGTCACACCGACGACACCTTGGTGAATGCCCTGATTTTTCACGTCAAAAACTTATCCATGGGATTTCAGGAAAATCGACCTGGCATTGTCCATCGACTGGACAGAGATACCAGCGGTGTACTGGTTGTCGCAAAAAATGATAGCGCTCATGCTTTTTTGGCGAAACAGTTTCGTGAAAAAACCGTCCATCGGATTTATCAGGCCGCGGTTTTTGGTCATCCCAAATCACCTTCGGGTGTACTTTGCTCCCGACTCAAACGACACCCAACGGATCGCAAGCGCTTTGCCTCCATTCCAGGCTCACTGGGGGGACAGGGGACCGATGGTAAACGGGCCGTTACGCATTATCGCGTTCTGTCTCAGTCAGCTGGCGGCTTTTCCCTGGTCGAATGTCGACTGGAAACCGGAAGGACTCACCAAATTAGAGTTCATCTTTCTGAACTCGGACACCCTATTGTTGGTGACCCCCTTTATGGTGGGGTGACTAGGGCAAAAAATCTTAAAAGTGTCAGCCTTCGTAAGCAGATTTCGAATCTCGGTCGGATCGGACTTCATGCCCGCGAACTGGCCTTTATACATCCAAAAACCGGAAAGCTCCTTAGCTTTGTCTCGGATTGGCCGACGGATATGCAGAATCTGTTGGGTGAGATGGGGCTGTCAGGTGTTTGA
- a CDS encoding helix-turn-helix domain-containing protein → MSNRLVEQTFYEILEVSPDATQQDIHTAYHRAKATYSPDSPALYSMFTREEARELMNLIEEAFSTLSNQSRRKDYDKQLIQQAGSHHSLPQANPARADDLPDFQPPEAGPPRAAPKMGRDVSAGPARMANPQKKESLPEGFGRTRFSVYEIDDTFEHEIKQRSQFDGTFLQKVRLYKHVNLDQMSEETRISRTYLSAVETNDYDALPAPVFVRGFIVQFARILGLDEKLVADSYMSILRNAKG, encoded by the coding sequence ATGAGCAACCGTCTCGTCGAACAGACATTTTATGAGATTCTCGAAGTGTCGCCCGATGCGACTCAACAGGATATCCATACCGCTTATCATAGGGCTAAGGCTACTTATTCACCTGATAGCCCAGCCCTGTACTCCATGTTTACGCGTGAGGAAGCCCGCGAATTGATGAATCTCATTGAGGAGGCTTTTTCTACCCTCAGCAATCAGTCTCGCCGCAAAGATTACGACAAACAGCTTATTCAGCAAGCTGGCTCTCATCACTCCCTTCCGCAAGCGAACCCTGCGAGAGCGGATGACTTGCCAGATTTTCAACCACCCGAGGCCGGGCCTCCGCGAGCGGCTCCAAAAATGGGCCGAGATGTTTCGGCTGGTCCTGCGCGGATGGCCAATCCTCAGAAAAAAGAGTCTTTGCCCGAGGGCTTTGGGCGGACTCGGTTTAGCGTCTATGAAATAGATGACACCTTTGAACATGAAATCAAGCAGCGCAGTCAATTTGATGGGACTTTCTTGCAGAAGGTTCGCCTTTATAAACATGTTAATCTTGATCAGATGAGTGAAGAGACCCGCATCAGCCGGACATATTTGAGTGCTGTGGAGACCAATGATTATGATGCTCTCCCGGCTCCTGTTTTTGTTCGCGGCTTTATTGTTCAGTTTGCCCGCATTCTTGGCTTGGACGAAAAGCTTGTCGCTGACTCCTATATGAGCATTTTGCGCAACGCCAAAGGTTAA
- the mltG gene encoding endolytic transglycosylase MltG, giving the protein MAWQGFAFLKIGPQSASEAVVFEIPRGTSFRAVSKRLEDGGLINNQWMFLVVAKVTGYTTKMRTGEYQLDKNMPPMEILEAISSGKSINYPFTIQEGLNMYEIAELLERQGFAKRKDFLKMAQDEKLVSSLLGEKQPSLEGYLFPETYNITKYTTTREILEMMVKNFLAVWKDVEAQSKMKLPRHRAVILASIIEKETGAEEERPLISSVFHNRIRRNMRLQSDPTIIYGIAEQTGEMKKNITRDDIKAYTPYNTYRVNGLPKGPIANPGRESLLATLKPALSKYLYFVSRNDGTHVFSETLKDHNRAVRDFQLNRQAREGKSWRDLHQKRNTN; this is encoded by the coding sequence ATGGCTTGGCAGGGGTTTGCCTTTTTGAAAATCGGACCCCAGTCGGCATCGGAGGCAGTGGTTTTTGAGATTCCCAGGGGCACTTCATTCCGGGCAGTGAGCAAGAGACTCGAAGATGGCGGCCTCATCAACAACCAGTGGATGTTTCTGGTTGTCGCCAAAGTGACTGGCTATACCACCAAAATGAGAACGGGTGAGTACCAGCTGGACAAAAATATGCCGCCCATGGAGATTTTGGAAGCAATCTCCTCAGGCAAGAGCATCAATTATCCATTCACCATTCAAGAAGGCCTTAATATGTATGAGATAGCCGAGCTGCTGGAGCGGCAAGGCTTTGCAAAGCGAAAAGACTTTTTGAAAATGGCCCAGGATGAAAAACTAGTTTCGAGCCTGCTCGGTGAAAAACAACCGTCTTTAGAGGGGTATCTGTTTCCCGAGACCTATAACATCACGAAATACACGACGACCAGAGAGATTTTGGAAATGATGGTGAAGAACTTTTTGGCGGTCTGGAAGGACGTCGAGGCCCAGTCTAAGATGAAGCTGCCTAGGCATAGGGCGGTCATTTTGGCGAGCATTATCGAAAAGGAAACAGGTGCCGAGGAAGAAAGGCCGTTGATATCATCTGTATTTCATAACCGCATACGCCGTAATATGCGTCTACAGAGCGACCCCACCATCATCTATGGCATTGCTGAACAGACTGGGGAGATGAAGAAAAATATCACCCGAGACGACATCAAAGCCTATACGCCCTACAACACCTATCGGGTCAATGGCTTACCTAAGGGTCCGATCGCAAACCCAGGAAGAGAATCCCTTTTGGCGACATTAAAGCCGGCATTGAGTAAATATCTGTATTTTGTAAGCCGTAACGATGGGACTCATGTTTTTTCCGAAACACTGAAAGACCACAATAGGGCCGTTCGGGACTTCCAGTTGAACCGCCAGGCGCGGGAGGGAAAATCCTGGCGCGATCTTCACCAAAAGCGTAATACCAACTAA
- a CDS encoding succinylglutamate-semialdehyde dehydrogenase, with protein MANGSTFEFLGDFIDGRFVLGDNPDGEWQVQSPADLKERVISPTYCNDHVDRACSAARKAYKEWSHSKYEDRHSCLLKLRDLFVAHEEQMAEAISRETGKPLWEAKTEAKALAGKVTATADHSMKLIQEERVEGALPGVDGFIRYKPRGVMSVIGPFNFPAHLANGHIVPALLTGNTVVFKPSDKTPAVGQLMAQIYQKAGFPNGVFNLVQGMGDTGKRLAGHEWVDGVLFTGSYEVGLKIKQETLNHHWKILALEMGGKNSSVVWKDADLEKAIYETVVGAFLTSGQRCSCTSKILLHKDIYDRFLETFYETAKKLTIGYWRDNPFMGPLISADSVEKYIRFQEIAKREGAESMMRGKALDLDHDGYYVTPSINLVSEFDPKSVYQKSEIFGPNVAVYKVEDFDQAIEITNSGGYGLVMALFSKDRTLYEKALIDAKVGLLNWNRTTNGASSKLPFGGMGKSGNDRPSAHFAVNYCTVPVASLEDMGSFDHSKVMPGINYQFKG; from the coding sequence ATGGCGAATGGATCTACATTTGAATTTCTTGGTGATTTTATTGATGGACGATTTGTACTTGGCGACAATCCAGACGGTGAATGGCAGGTGCAGAGCCCGGCCGATCTAAAGGAAAGAGTCATCTCACCAACCTATTGCAACGATCATGTTGATCGGGCCTGTTCGGCTGCACGCAAGGCCTATAAAGAATGGAGCCATAGCAAATATGAGGATCGCCATTCCTGCTTGTTAAAGTTGCGGGATCTGTTTGTGGCTCACGAGGAACAAATGGCGGAGGCCATTTCACGAGAAACAGGAAAACCCCTTTGGGAGGCGAAAACAGAAGCCAAGGCACTGGCGGGCAAAGTGACCGCTACGGCCGATCATTCAATGAAGTTGATCCAGGAAGAGAGGGTGGAAGGGGCCTTGCCGGGGGTCGACGGCTTTATTCGTTACAAGCCCAGGGGCGTGATGTCCGTCATCGGCCCATTTAATTTTCCGGCGCATTTAGCCAATGGCCACATTGTGCCGGCTCTTTTGACGGGCAACACAGTGGTCTTCAAGCCCAGCGATAAAACCCCGGCGGTGGGCCAATTGATGGCGCAAATTTACCAGAAGGCGGGTTTTCCAAATGGCGTTTTCAATCTGGTTCAGGGAATGGGGGACACCGGCAAAAGGTTGGCGGGTCACGAGTGGGTTGACGGGGTGCTGTTTACCGGCTCCTACGAGGTTGGGCTCAAAATCAAGCAGGAAACCCTAAATCATCATTGGAAGATTCTGGCCTTGGAAATGGGCGGAAAAAACAGCTCGGTCGTTTGGAAGGATGCTGACCTTGAGAAGGCGATCTATGAGACAGTGGTTGGAGCCTTCCTGACATCTGGTCAGCGATGCAGTTGTACGAGTAAGATCCTTCTTCATAAAGATATCTACGATCGATTTCTGGAGACTTTTTACGAAACAGCCAAGAAGTTGACCATCGGCTATTGGCGAGACAATCCGTTTATGGGGCCACTTATTAGCGCTGATTCGGTAGAGAAGTACATTCGCTTTCAAGAAATTGCCAAACGAGAGGGTGCTGAAAGCATGATGCGCGGCAAGGCCCTTGATCTTGATCACGATGGTTACTATGTGACCCCCAGTATTAATTTGGTGAGCGAATTTGATCCTAAGTCTGTGTATCAAAAGAGTGAGATCTTTGGACCCAATGTGGCTGTGTACAAGGTTGAAGATTTTGATCAGGCTATTGAGATTACCAACTCCGGGGGTTATGGGTTGGTCATGGCCTTGTTTAGCAAAGACAGAACTCTTTATGAAAAGGCGCTGATTGACGCCAAGGTCGGCCTTTTGAACTGGAACCGGACGACAAACGGAGCGAGCTCAAAACTACCCTTTGGGGGCATGGGCAAGTCTGGGAATGACAGGCCTTCGGCCCATTTTGCTGTCAATTATTGCACCGTTCCCGTCGCTAGCCTTGAGGATATGGGAAGTTTTGATCATTCTAAGGTTATGCCGGGAATCAACTATCAGTTTAAGGGATAG
- a CDS encoding AAA family ATPase, with the protein MSALQDKQKVYYLRGTMSPEARIIAVGGGKGGVGKSFFSSGLGIFLAHLGYNTILVDLDLGAANLHTSLGEEPSPRSLNDFLQGRVANLEELALQTKHQNLRLISGSNDSLDMANITDVHKSQIMSSLFHMKADFIILDLSAGTHSTTLDFFLMAPEQILAVTPDPSSIENAYRFIKSAFFRKIKRYEFQLNLGNLIGDLMANKSEHGIRSPADLLYFVSKKDPENGERLAKLMSTLNIHIVLNQVRTMSEVALGPSIESVCRKYFGINAHFLGHLEYDNAVWQSLRKKRHLLLEYPHSRVYAQLLGIARTIAGPKAKKAVL; encoded by the coding sequence ATGTCCGCATTGCAGGATAAGCAAAAGGTATATTACCTGCGCGGGACCATGAGTCCTGAGGCGCGGATTATTGCCGTCGGAGGCGGCAAAGGTGGAGTGGGTAAATCCTTTTTTAGCTCGGGACTGGGAATATTTCTCGCCCACCTTGGTTATAATACGATCCTCGTTGACTTGGATCTGGGCGCCGCGAACTTGCACACCAGCCTTGGAGAAGAGCCTTCCCCTAGATCATTGAACGACTTCCTCCAGGGTAGGGTTGCTAACCTTGAAGAACTGGCTCTACAAACAAAACATCAAAACCTCAGACTGATCAGTGGTTCCAATGATTCTCTGGATATGGCCAATATCACTGATGTTCACAAAAGCCAGATCATGTCCTCTTTGTTTCATATGAAAGCTGATTTTATTATTCTTGATTTAAGTGCCGGAACACATAGTACAACTTTGGATTTCTTCCTCATGGCGCCTGAACAGATTCTCGCTGTGACCCCAGATCCATCGAGCATTGAAAACGCTTACCGCTTCATAAAATCAGCCTTCTTTCGCAAAATTAAGCGTTATGAATTTCAACTCAATCTCGGCAATCTGATTGGCGACCTAATGGCCAACAAGAGCGAACATGGCATTCGCTCACCCGCTGATCTCTTGTACTTTGTCTCTAAAAAGGACCCGGAAAATGGCGAGCGCCTGGCCAAGCTGATGAGTACGCTCAACATACACATTGTCCTCAACCAGGTGAGAACCATGAGCGAAGTCGCACTTGGACCCTCAATCGAAAGCGTTTGTCGCAAGTATTTTGGCATCAATGCTCACTTCCTGGGCCACCTTGAGTATGATAATGCAGTATGGCAGTCGCTTCGCAAAAAGAGACATCTCCTGCTGGAATATCCCCATAGCCGGGTTTATGCTCAATTATTAGGGATAGCACGAACAATCGCAGGCCCGAAAGCCAAGAAAGCTGTGCTATAA
- the tsaB gene encoding tRNA (adenosine(37)-N6)-threonylcarbamoyltransferase complex dimerization subunit type 1 TsaB, translated as MKRALILETSGPLGGLALVQYQMPLGAAENNTFREWRRENSHSEVVTQYVRKALEESGWKIEDFDCFAVGVGPGSFTGIRVALNVIRTLAYSTDKPVYCFSSLKALALSTSHQDLPIVTLTNAYKNMVYGARYRWTKSQELVEEVSPTAWTLDKLGGLVEESSLCVGDGLAAYKDMIPKEIIDRLVRDEHQPDDPRIAIFAPRLISDLRPEDLQPWKTAKALYIRASEAEEKLRSGLLKPLPKI; from the coding sequence GTGAAGCGAGCACTGATTCTAGAGACCAGTGGCCCTCTTGGGGGCCTGGCTCTGGTTCAATACCAAATGCCTCTTGGGGCTGCCGAGAACAACACCTTTCGCGAGTGGCGTCGTGAAAACTCCCATAGCGAGGTTGTCACCCAATATGTGCGAAAGGCTCTTGAGGAGTCGGGCTGGAAGATTGAAGACTTCGATTGTTTTGCTGTTGGTGTCGGACCAGGAAGCTTTACGGGCATAAGAGTTGCCCTCAATGTTATTCGCACACTCGCCTATTCGACTGATAAGCCTGTTTATTGCTTCAGTAGCTTAAAGGCCCTGGCCCTGAGCACCAGTCATCAAGACCTTCCCATTGTGACTTTGACCAATGCCTACAAAAACATGGTCTATGGAGCCAGATACCGCTGGACCAAAAGCCAGGAGTTGGTCGAAGAGGTTTCCCCGACAGCCTGGACGTTGGACAAACTCGGAGGGTTAGTGGAAGAAAGCTCTCTTTGTGTCGGCGATGGCCTAGCGGCCTACAAGGATATGATCCCTAAAGAAATTATCGATCGGCTTGTGCGTGACGAGCACCAACCGGACGACCCAAGGATTGCGATTTTTGCTCCGAGATTGATATCAGACCTTCGTCCAGAGGACCTGCAACCCTGGAAAACGGCAAAAGCCCTTTATATTCGCGCTTCTGAAGCCGAAGAGAAGTTAAGAAGCGGCTTGTTGAAGCCATTGCCAAAAATCTGA
- a CDS encoding polyphenol oxidase family protein, translating into MFEVFYFRNQDIGHVWKTSSHLVFYSNNNVSLPLLTEAFSELAFCSINQIHSTKWVDASNRPTEADAHFSSQIGQALLIKTADCLPIMMTTNQMAIAIHAGWRGLAHGILMEVRRLKIDPSQASVFIGPHIGKKSFEVGQEVVEAFAPWIDSYSLDPQLAFSHHARPEKAYLDLGYLASGQLQHLGFKAINCLPIDTFTSKSHHSYRRDGAQSGRQLSFVARIG; encoded by the coding sequence GTGTTTGAGGTTTTCTATTTTCGCAATCAGGACATCGGCCATGTCTGGAAAACCTCTTCTCATCTGGTTTTCTACAGCAACAACAATGTAAGCCTACCCCTGCTTACTGAGGCATTTTCTGAACTCGCTTTTTGTAGCATTAATCAGATTCATTCTACCAAATGGGTAGATGCCTCAAACAGGCCAACCGAGGCGGATGCCCATTTTAGCTCCCAGATCGGCCAGGCTCTATTGATAAAGACCGCGGACTGCTTACCCATCATGATGACGACCAATCAAATGGCAATTGCCATTCACGCGGGCTGGAGAGGTTTAGCACATGGAATACTGATGGAAGTCCGCCGCTTAAAGATCGATCCCAGTCAGGCGTCTGTCTTTATTGGCCCTCACATCGGTAAAAAATCCTTCGAAGTCGGTCAGGAGGTTGTCGAGGCCTTTGCTCCCTGGATTGATTCCTATTCGCTAGACCCCCAGTTGGCCTTTAGTCACCATGCTCGCCCCGAAAAAGCCTATTTGGACCTGGGCTATTTAGCGAGTGGTCAACTTCAGCATTTGGGATTCAAGGCCATCAACTGTCTACCCATAGATACTTTCACCAGTAAAAGCCACCATTCCTACCGCAGAGACGGTGCCCAATCAGGCCGGCAGCTGTCATTTGTTGCTCGCATTGGCTAG
- a CDS encoding M20/M25/M40 family metallo-hydrolase yields the protein MSFIDSCRRLIAMDTTPSNGNRSAVDFLANLAKEFGFAVDVQSESLNGLEQANIIARTGSKPVPGEFMLQTHLDTVDPGTYSLWTKTEANPFNASIYDRELFGLGAADTKLDFLCKLFAAKEFVGRDLKRPVVVVGTYGAQSGMAGAVRLVRKKKVMASYALIGEPTNLKIMSSGKGMAVVQVKIPFTDEEREYRSRHDTEESSSSQSKMFSGRAAHSMAPHLGDSAIVKMFSFLQQLPAGIAVMELDGGINYNSVPSSAYLEFDLVGGLRSTVAEKISAIWRVVLDLEKEFRNFKEDGFIYPFPSLNIGQIRTLEEGIEATGSCRIPPTVKEDVYEGWMSRLDKVCRDVGAEFKILDYKPSFESSPGLDFVISCQSVLNDLTGEARLGKLAASTEASVFNRLGIECLVFGPGQSVGNSHEPNESVNVDELETAKNFYGRVIEKVCL from the coding sequence TTGAGTTTTATAGATAGTTGCCGAAGGTTGATTGCCATGGACACAACTCCGTCTAATGGCAATCGGTCCGCCGTAGATTTTCTGGCCAACTTGGCTAAAGAGTTTGGCTTTGCGGTTGACGTCCAGTCTGAGTCTTTGAATGGCCTGGAGCAGGCCAATATCATTGCTCGGACAGGAAGCAAACCTGTTCCCGGGGAGTTCATGCTTCAGACCCATTTGGATACTGTTGATCCAGGGACCTACTCTCTGTGGACCAAAACGGAAGCAAATCCCTTTAATGCCAGCATCTACGATCGAGAGCTTTTTGGTCTGGGTGCCGCTGACACTAAGTTAGATTTTCTTTGCAAGCTTTTTGCGGCCAAGGAATTTGTTGGCCGGGATCTTAAGCGACCAGTCGTTGTCGTCGGCACCTATGGGGCGCAATCGGGCATGGCGGGAGCAGTTAGATTGGTGAGAAAAAAGAAAGTCATGGCAAGCTATGCGCTGATTGGTGAGCCAACGAATTTAAAAATAATGTCCTCTGGCAAGGGAATGGCTGTCGTTCAGGTGAAGATACCCTTTACTGATGAGGAGAGGGAGTATAGATCTCGGCACGATACCGAGGAGAGCAGCTCTTCCCAGAGTAAAATGTTTTCTGGGCGGGCAGCCCACTCAATGGCACCCCATCTTGGGGATAGTGCGATCGTAAAGATGTTTTCGTTTCTGCAGCAGCTGCCAGCTGGAATAGCCGTAATGGAGTTGGATGGCGGCATCAACTACAATTCGGTACCTTCAAGTGCCTATCTGGAGTTCGATTTGGTTGGCGGACTGCGATCGACTGTGGCGGAAAAGATTTCTGCTATCTGGCGGGTGGTGTTGGATCTTGAAAAGGAATTTAGAAACTTCAAAGAGGATGGCTTTATCTACCCTTTTCCTTCCCTCAACATCGGTCAAATCAGAACCCTTGAGGAGGGAATCGAGGCCACGGGCAGTTGCCGCATACCACCCACCGTTAAAGAGGATGTGTACGAGGGGTGGATGAGTCGGCTGGACAAGGTCTGCCGTGACGTCGGGGCAGAGTTTAAGATTTTGGATTATAAACCGTCCTTTGAATCCAGCCCGGGATTAGATTTTGTTATTAGCTGCCAGTCTGTGCTTAACGATCTGACTGGAGAAGCTCGCTTAGGGAAGCTGGCTGCGAGCACCGAGGCCAGTGTTTTCAATCGCTTAGGAATCGAGTGTTTAGTTTTTGGTCCGGGCCAGAGCGTCGGGAACTCCCATGAGCCTAACGAGTCCGTTAATGTCGATGAGTTAGAGACGGCAAAGAACTTTTATGGCCGGGTCATCGAAAAGGTGTGTTTATGA
- a CDS encoding arginine N-succinyltransferase, which yields MNFVVRMAQPKDVQALYELARQFTLLNLPADKKALIRKVELSGESFRGKREKRDAEYIFVVEDLESGFIAASAQVLAKNGIPKSPNYSFEVLKKERFSQELGIGFIHQILRLRINEDGATELGGLVVDRGYRRRPEKVGKIASLTRFAYIALNRDRFEEDLHAEMAPPLTDEGRSEFWESLGRRFTGMPYKEADILSQQNNSFIRSLFPEEDIYLCLLDSKARLVLGRVGEETQAALHMLEGLGFKYKNEVDPFDGGPHLGVRTDEVATIKNGAVFVAAKQEGAPFDKLGVLGSGKDQRFRGGVSPYGVEGEKVFLPEQAWQALKVKEGSEIFVSPL from the coding sequence ATGAACTTTGTGGTTCGCATGGCTCAGCCCAAGGATGTCCAGGCTCTGTATGAGCTGGCAAGGCAGTTTACCCTACTAAACCTCCCGGCCGACAAAAAGGCTCTTATCAGAAAAGTTGAACTCAGTGGCGAGTCGTTTCGCGGAAAAAGGGAAAAGCGAGATGCCGAGTATATCTTTGTAGTTGAGGATCTGGAAAGTGGGTTTATTGCCGCCAGCGCACAAGTGTTGGCAAAAAATGGAATTCCCAAGTCCCCAAATTACAGTTTTGAAGTGCTAAAGAAGGAACGCTTTAGTCAGGAGTTGGGAATTGGGTTTATTCATCAGATCCTTCGATTAAGGATCAACGAGGATGGTGCCACAGAGTTGGGTGGCTTGGTGGTTGATCGCGGATACCGCCGCCGCCCCGAGAAGGTGGGAAAAATTGCGAGCCTCACCCGATTTGCCTATATTGCTCTTAATAGAGATCGCTTTGAGGAGGACCTTCACGCAGAGATGGCGCCGCCTCTTACCGATGAGGGGCGAAGTGAATTTTGGGAATCCTTGGGTCGGCGCTTTACAGGCATGCCATACAAGGAGGCTGACATCTTAAGCCAACAGAACAACAGTTTTATTCGCAGCCTTTTTCCCGAGGAGGATATTTACCTGTGCCTTCTTGATTCAAAGGCCCGGTTGGTGCTTGGGCGCGTGGGTGAGGAAACCCAGGCGGCCCTTCATATGCTTGAGGGTCTGGGTTTTAAATATAAAAATGAGGTGGACCCGTTTGATGGTGGACCCCATCTTGGGGTGCGAACGGATGAGGTCGCGACCATTAAAAATGGTGCCGTGTTTGTGGCGGCAAAACAAGAGGGTGCGCCATTTGATAAATTAGGTGTTTTAGGATCTGGAAAGGACCAGCGATTTCGCGGCGGGGTCTCTCCCTATGGAGTTGAAGGGGAGAAGGTGTTTTTGCCAGAACAGGCCTGGCAGGCCCTCAAGGTAAAAGAAGGATCAGAGATTTTTGTCTCACCACTGTGA
- the rseP gene encoding RIP metalloprotease RseP, whose protein sequence is MDILLNWLQSGLSAIGPFLILLGLLIFVHELGHFLVAKWCGVRVEVFSLGFGKKILKHKKGDTTYCISAVPLGGYVKMYGDDPTAEVPPEEQNRAFLYKPVSQRIAIVLAGPLMNFLFAIPLFVAVGINGEKVPGPDIGDLDTDSAAYAAGFRSGDKILSVEGQDVTYWQQVDEKIKLSPEREIEFRILRAGTDGEVFVKATPVWVPNDNILSLDNQVAQIPGLTTAGRASIVGLRDKDSPAALAGLKTLDIISSVNGQTVNGFRELESIFAGLSSEDQLTFKVRSYVPEKKTEERTVVLNNFQQALASRGPEQSLTDLLGFERPDLYLLKVKEDTPAFKAGLKDGDKILALDGEPVQQWKDVLQTVKAYKADDKSIHFTVIRQGTSVELDITPEMTGVMNRRQQEEQRFTVGIIPAILETPGEPVMFRVSGPIEAMKFGFDKTIFWTKAIAVSFLRIVTAQVSHKNIGGVITIGRVASQSFEVGISAFLRMMAIISINLFLINLLPVPILDGGHLVFFSIEALRGAPLSMRKMEIAQQVGLILLISLMVLSLFNDITSIVASPW, encoded by the coding sequence ATGGATATTCTACTTAATTGGTTACAGTCCGGGTTGTCGGCCATTGGGCCTTTTCTGATTCTTCTTGGCCTCCTCATCTTTGTGCATGAGCTCGGTCACTTTCTTGTCGCCAAATGGTGTGGCGTTCGTGTCGAAGTATTCAGTCTTGGCTTCGGCAAAAAGATATTGAAGCACAAAAAGGGCGACACAACTTATTGCATCTCCGCAGTGCCTCTTGGTGGTTACGTTAAAATGTATGGCGACGACCCAACCGCAGAAGTCCCCCCTGAGGAGCAAAACCGTGCCTTTCTTTATAAGCCCGTTTCTCAACGGATCGCCATTGTCCTTGCCGGCCCATTGATGAACTTCCTGTTTGCCATCCCTCTTTTTGTTGCTGTCGGCATCAATGGAGAAAAAGTTCCCGGCCCGGACATCGGCGATTTGGACACCGACAGTGCCGCTTATGCTGCTGGATTTCGCTCCGGCGACAAAATCCTCAGTGTTGAGGGCCAGGACGTGACCTACTGGCAACAGGTTGATGAGAAAATCAAACTCTCCCCTGAAAGGGAGATAGAGTTCCGAATTTTGAGAGCCGGGACTGACGGAGAAGTTTTTGTTAAGGCGACTCCTGTTTGGGTTCCTAATGACAATATCCTGTCACTTGATAACCAGGTGGCCCAGATTCCCGGCCTGACGACTGCTGGCCGTGCTTCAATTGTTGGTCTTAGGGATAAGGACTCCCCAGCTGCTCTGGCGGGCCTTAAAACCTTGGATATTATTTCTTCAGTCAATGGCCAGACAGTGAACGGCTTTCGTGAGCTTGAATCGATTTTTGCAGGTTTGAGCTCCGAAGATCAACTCACTTTTAAAGTGCGCTCCTATGTGCCCGAAAAGAAGACCGAGGAACGTACTGTCGTACTCAACAATTTTCAGCAGGCACTTGCCTCCCGCGGACCCGAGCAGTCACTGACTGACCTTTTAGGTTTTGAGCGCCCTGACCTTTATCTATTAAAGGTGAAAGAGGATACCCCTGCCTTTAAGGCCGGTCTTAAAGACGGCGACAAGATATTAGCCCTTGATGGCGAACCCGTTCAACAGTGGAAGGATGTTCTGCAGACGGTGAAGGCCTACAAAGCCGATGACAAGTCGATTCACTTTACCGTTATTCGACAGGGAACCTCCGTGGAGCTGGACATCACTCCAGAAATGACGGGTGTCATGAATCGTCGCCAGCAGGAGGAGCAGCGGTTCACGGTCGGTATTATTCCCGCAATTCTGGAGACCCCGGGAGAGCCGGTGATGTTTCGGGTCTCGGGCCCGATTGAGGCCATGAAGTTTGGTTTTGATAAAACCATTTTTTGGACTAAAGCCATTGCCGTAAGCTTTCTGAGAATCGTCACTGCACAGGTTTCACACAAAAATATTGGTGGCGTTATCACCATTGGCCGTGTGGCCAGCCAATCATTTGAGGTTGGAATTTCGGCTTTTCTGCGAATGATGGCGATTATTTCCATCAACTTGTTTTTGATTAACCTATTGCCTGTTCCTATTCTCGACGGTGGCCATTTGGTATTTTTTTCAATCGAGGCACTAAGAGGGGCTCCTCTTTCCATGCGAAAAATGGAGATTGCCCAGCAGGTTGGCCTTATTCTTTTAATCTCACTTATGGTACTGTCCCTTTTTAATGACATTACAAGCATCGTCGCCTCTCCCTGGTGA